CGAGCATCGTAATTCGATGACGGTCCACGAGCTGCCACAGGCGGTCCGGTGTCGGGTATTCCGGCGCCCCTTCGTACAGCACCACAGTTCCGCCATGGTGCAGACACCCGATGATCATCCAGGGTCCCATCATCCAGCCGATATCGGTCAGCCAGAACAAGCGATCGGTGGTCTTGAGGTCAAAGTGATACCCGATCTCCTTCGCAACCTGGATGAGGGCACCGGCGTGCGAGTGGACCGTCCCTTTCGGTCGCCCGGTCGTCCCAGAGGTGTACAGGAGCATCGCCGGCTCCATCGAGGCCATCGCCTCCGTCTCGCAGATCGGCGCACCGGAGTCCAGGAACTCGTCCCAGGCCAGGTCTCGCTCACTCGTCCACGGGATCGCCTCGCCTGAACGGCGATACACCACCAGGCGCTCGACGGACGGCGTCAGGGCGGCGGCCTCATCCGCCGCCGCTTTCAACTCGACCCGTCGTCCCCGTCTGAGCGCATAGTCGGCCGTAAACAGCAGACGGGCGCCGCCGTCTCGCAGCCGCTCCGCCACGGCTCGTGGCGCGAAGCCTGAAAAGATCGGAATGGCGACGGCCCCGATCTTCAGACAGGCCAGCAGGATGGTGACGACGTCGGCAAGCATCGGCATGTAGATCCCTACCGTCTCCCCCCGCCTGATTCTAAGACCTCGCATGGCTGAGGCGAGACGATTGACGCGCTCCGCCAACATGCGATAGGTCCACTGCGTGACCTCCCCGTCCTCGGTCTCGGCGATGAGGGCCAGCCGGTCGGCCGCAATCCCTGCAGCATGGCGGTCGAGGCAGTTGTGGGTAATATTGAGCGTCCCGCCGACGTACCATTCTGTCCACGGAATCCCCGGTGCGGTGTCCATCACCCGGGTGTAGGGGGTAAACCATTCGATACCGAGGGCGCGCGGCAGTGCATCCCAAAACCACTCGATCTCGGTGGTGGATCTGTGGATCAGCTCGTCGTACGAGGCGATGCCGTGCTCCCGCATGAACCGGGTGATGTTGGCCTGCGCAATAATCAGCGGGTCGGGTCTCCAGGCCACCTGGGATGTGCGAGTCATCAGAGAATTCCTATACCTGTAAATAATCTCGACCCACTATCACAACGCCTGCTGCTGCGCACGTCATTCGCTGAGCACCTTCACACCTCGGCGGACGTAATCGAGCCCCGATACGATGGTGATTGTTGCGGCGAGATAAATGATTGCCGGCACATAAGCCTCGACGCCGCCGGCGACGCGCGCGACGAGTGTCGCCAGAACGGTCGAGACCTGCAGACCGGTCGTGAGCTTACCCATCCAGGATACCGACACTGTCGTTTTTCCGGTGACGAGGTAGACGACAAGAAACCCGCCGATCAAGATCAGATCGCGGCTGACAACAATAATGAACAGCCATCCGGGGATCTGGTGCAGATAGACGAGTGTGACGAAGGTGGCAGAAAGCAGCAGCTTATCGGCGAGGGGGTCCAGGATCGTCCCCAACTCTGTTCGTTCGCCCCTCGAACGGGCGATAAATCCATCCAGGACATCGGTGACCCCTGCCAGGAGAAAGGTCGCCAGACCAAGCTGCCAATACTTATAGACTAACAGGATCGCGATGATGGGGGTCATCAAGATCCTGAGAATGGTGAGGCTATTGGCGAGGTTCAGCATCAAAGGGCTCCGAACGGGGGAAACGGGTCATCACCCTTGTGCGTGAAGGGCGGGATAGGAAAGCTGAGCGTATGCCTCGGCCGGTGTGGCGACAGCGGCGAGCGACTCACGGACCCTCTGCAGCAATCGATCAAACCCGTGCCCGGTTACGGCAGAGACCGCCACCCGCGGCGCCGGGGTCTTGCCGAGGATCAGCGATCCGGTTGTCCCGCCGGGCAAGAGATCGACCTTGTTGAAGACCTCGACAATCGGCTTCGTCGAAAGGCCAAGTTCCCTGAGGATCGTATCGACCGCCTCTTTCTGCTCCATCGCCTGGGGATGACTCGCGTCGATCGTGTGCAACAGGAGATCGGCGTCGTCCAGTTCCTCAAGGGTCGCTTTGAACGCCGCCACTAATTGCTCAGGCAGGCGGCGGATGAACCCGACGGTATCGGAGAGCAGAAAGGTGAAACCATCGGCCGTGGTCACCCGCCGCAAGATCGGATCCAGGGTCACAAAGAGGGCATCATCTGTCTGCACGCCTGAGTGCGTCAGGGCATTGAAGAGCGTCGACTTCCCGGCGTTGGTGTAACCGACCAAGGCCACGATCGGGATGGCATGGCGTTTTCGAGGTCGCCTCAACAGCGCCCGATGACGTCGGACCTTGGCCAGATCCTCTCGAATCTTTCCCATACGCCGGCGGATCGTCCGCCGATCGGTCTCCAACTGGGTCTCGCCGGGTCCGCGCGTCCCGATGCCGCCGCCCAAACGCGACAGTTGAGTCCTACGCCCGACCAGACGAGGCAGACGATAGTCGAGCTGCGCCAGCTCCACTTGCAGTTTGCCTTCCCGGCTTCTGGCTCGCTGGGCGAAGATGTCAAGGATCAGTAACGACCGATCTACCGTTTTCCATCCGGTCAGTTCCTCAAGACTTCGCTGCTGAGAGCCCGACAACTCCTCATCGACCACCAGCAGATCAACCTTGCCGCCCCACTCCGCCTTGATCTCCTGCGCCTTTCCCTTCCCGATCAGATACCGTGGGTCCGGCGCATCGCGTTCCTGTAAGATGGTCCCGATCACCATAGCCCCAGCCGATTCCGCAAGACGCGCGAGTTCCTCCAGCGAATCCTCGGCCTCCCAGCGCGGGCTGCGCCGACAATGAATCCCGACCAACAGCGCCCGTTCGCTCGGTTTATAGATCTCGACGCTCGCGATCGTTCCCTCCATTGCCGTTTCCGAGGCGCTCCCGACAGGCGCGCGCGCTCGCAAACCGCTGATACAGCCCTTCCCCATCTGCGGCGCTGATCATCGCCGCCAGATCGCCCAAGGCGCTCTGGAAGTGAGCGATCATCTTCAGGATCGGCTCACGGTTGGCGAGACAGATATCCCGCCACATCACCGGGTGACTCATCGCCACTCGACTAACATCCCTCAATCCGCCTCCCGCCAGTGCTTGCAGGTTCTCGCCCCCCTCCAGATCGAGTATAGCACCTATCAACGCATACGCCACGATGTGGGGCAGATGACTGATGGCCGCAAAGATCTCGTCATGGCACTCCGGACGCATCTGCAGCGCCTCCGAACCCATGGCCCTCCAGAGGGCGCGTACCCGTGCAAGGGCCGCATGATCGGTCGAATGGATCGGGGTCAGTATGCATTTCGCACCGGCGAACAGATCGGCACACGCCGCGCCCGGCCCCGATGTCTCGCGACCGGCGATGGGATGCCCCGGAACCCCGTGACCCTCCGGTACCAGCCGTTCCATGGCCTCAGCCACGACCCCCTTGACGCTCCCCACATCCGTTACCACCGCGCCGGGCGCGAGATGCGGAACGATCTGCTCCAGCACGAGCGTAATCGCGCCGACCGGTACGGCAAGCAGGACCATATCGGCCCCCTCGACCGCATCGGCGGCATCCGCAAAGGCGGCATCAACGACCCCCAACGCGACGGCGTGCGCGCGATGGTCAGGTACAATATCCGCCCCTCGGATCTCTTTCGCGAGTTTCCGAGCGCGACAGGCCAATCCCACACTGGAACCGATCAGGCCCAGGCCCACAATGGCGAGCCGCCCCACGAGCGGTTGTGACGGTGAAACTGCAGCCTCGACCGGTTCCGGTCTTGAGTCCGTCATCACAGCGACCGTCCTACGGCCTGAGCCACTTTATGGAGTTCATTCATCAGTGTCTCGAATGTACTGGGCAGAAGCGCTTGGGGGCCATCGGACAGCGCCTCCTCAGGGTGAGGGTGAATCTCCACCATGACGCCGTCGGCGCCGGCTGCGACGGCCGCTAGGGCCATCGGGGAGACCAGATGCCACTTGCCCGTCCCGTGGCTCGGATCGACCACTACCGGCAGGTGCGAAAGCCGCTTGATGAGTGGGACAGCCGACAGATCTAGGGTGTTGCGAGTCGCATCCTCAAAGGTCCTGATCCCCCGCTCGCACAGAATAACGTTGTAGTTCCCCTCCGACAGGATGTACTCGGCAGCCAGCAACAGCTCCTTCACGGTGTTGCTGGAGCCCCGCTTCAAAAGCACCGGCTTTCGACGCGACCCGACCTCCGTCAGGAGCTTGAAGTTCTGCATGTTCCTCGCGCCGATCTGAATCAGGTCGGCATATTGATAGACCGCATCGGCGTCCCGGGTATCCATCAGTTCGGTAGCAATCGGCAGGCCGGTTGCCGCCTTTGCCTCTGCGAGAAAACCCAATCCTTCCTCACCCAGTCCCTGAAAGGTGTACGGCGATGTCCGCGGCTTGTAGGCACCGCCCCTGAGGATATGCCCTCCGCCGGCCTTGACGTACTGCGCGATCTCAAGGAGACCATCGCGACTCTCGACCGCACACGGACCGGCCATGACGACCACCTGCCGGCCGCCCACCAGCACCCCGTCGACATTCACGACGGAACCCCCCGGCTTGAATTCGCGGCTCGCCAGCTTGTAGGGTTTCAGGATCGGCAGAACCTCCTCCACAAAGGGAAAGGCCTCGAGCGGCCCCTCCTGGAGGACCCGCTCGTCGCCGATCGCCCCGACAATGGTCCGCTCAGTCCCCTTCGAGATATGGGCCGCCAGCCCGAAGCTTTCGATCTTCTTGACGACCAAGGCAATCTCCGCCTCCGTCGCCTCCGGTTTCAGAATGATGATCATGCTGACTGCTGCTCCTTGCCAAGTACAGTTCTCAGCGCCTCCACGAACCGCTCGTTCTCCGGTGGTGTCCCGATGGTCACACGGATGTGGGTCTTTAAGATGGCGCCCCCCAAGGGGCGCACGATGACACCCATGCGGAGCAGCGCATCCGCCACTGCCTGACCGTCCTGCCTGAGATCGATCAGCAGAAAATTGGCTGCTGACGGCGGACACCCCAGCCCCAGGCGTTGAAGCTCGTTCGATATGTACGCCTTACCCTGCTCATTCAACGCTCGACTGCTGCTCAGATGGGCCTTGTCATCGAGGGCGGCCAGTGCAGCGCACTGCGCCAGGGCATTCACGTTAAACGGCGCGCGGATCCGTTCAAGGAGCTCGATCATCGGCGGCGGTGCCATTCCATATCCAACCCGGAGCCCTGCCAGACCATAGATTTTTGAAAAGGTCCGCAGCACAACTACCGAACGTCCCTGCCGGACAAAGCTGAGGGAATCAGGCACCATCTCTGGTGAGATATACTCGATATACGCCTCGTCGATGACGACTACGACCTCCTCCGGAATCGCATCCATGAATGCGGTCAGCTCCGTCGGCCTCACCGCCGTCCCGGTCGGATTGTTCGGGTTGCCGATAAAGACCATCTTGGTCCTGGATGTAACCGCCCTTGCCATTGCCTCCAGGTCGTGGGTCCATGCCTTCAAGGGGATGCGAACCGTCCTGCACCCATGCAGATGCGACAGCATCCCGTAGATCACGAACGCCGGATCGGCAATGACCACCTCATCGCCGGGCAACAGAAAGCATCGCGCCGTCAGATCAAGCAGTTCATTGCAGCCGTTGCCCAGGATCACATGGTCCGGGCTCAGCGTGAGACGCTTTGCCAACGCCCGCTTCAGGTAATAACCGCCGCCATCGGGATAGCGGTGGCATTCCGACAGCGCCTCGCGCAAGGCGCGCAGTGCCAGCGGCGAGGGACCGAGCGGGTTCTCATTCGACGCAAGCTTGATCGCCCCTGCGATCCCAAGCTCCCGCTCCACCTCCGGAATCGGCTTTCCAGGGACGTACGGCATGAGCCCGTGTAGATAGGGAGACGCCAGCTCTTCCAGTGACTTAGCCATTATCTTCTCAGGTTTCGATAGAGCTTTCTCTGGGATAGGACCCTAGGACCTTCAGGAAGAGGCACTCCTCCTGCAGGAGGCCAAGCGCCTCCCGCACAGGCTCATCCGCAACGTGTCCCTCGATATCCAAATAGAAGATATACTCCCATGCCTTGGTCTTCGATGGACGAGACTCAACCTTCGTCAGGTTGATCTGATACTTCGCGAACGGCTCCAGGATACGATAGAGGGCGCCGACCCTGTCCTTGATCGAGAACATCAGAGAGGTCTTATCATGGTCGGTCGGTGGAGGTACCGTTCGTCCAATGATTAAAAATCGTGTGATATTATAAGGGGTATCCTCGATCTTCCTAGAAATCACCTGAAGGTTGTACAGTGTAGCCGCCAGTTCACTCGCGATAGCCGCCGCCGTCCTGTCCTTTGCCACAAGTTTGGCAGCCGCCGCGGTGCTCGCCGCCTCAAAGAGCGGGACGCGCGGCAGATTCGCCTCTAACCACTTTCGGGACTGGGCGAATGCGTGGGGGTGCGAGTAGACCTTTGTGACCTTTCTGAGATCGCCCGATTTTGATAAGAGGCTATGAGAGACCCCCAGGAGGATCTCTCCGCAGATCTTAAGATCGGAGTCTACAAACATATCCAGGGTGTGGCTGACGACACCTTCGCTGGAGTTCTCGATCGGGACGATCCCATACTCGACGTTCCCCTTCTCCACCTCGGCAAACACCTCGCCGATCGTGTGAACCGGCACAGAGCGGGCCGAGCCGCCGAACCGCCGCGTGCAGGCCAGATGGGTAAAGGTCCCCTCCGGACCCAGATAGGCCAGCCTCAGCGGGCCCTGTACGGCGCGGCAGGCCGAGATGATCTCGCGAAAGACCGATCTGATGGCATGAGCGGGAAAGCGACCCCTGTTTTGTCGCATCAGACGGGTCACGATCTCTTCCTCGCGCTGGGGAACGTGGACGTTCAGATTGGCCTTGGCCTTTTCCCGGCCGACCTGGACCACCAGCTCGGCCCGGTCGCCCAGCAGCGACAGGATCTTCGAGTCGATCTGATCGATCTTACGCCGCAACGTTGTGATCTTCATCGGGTTCTCCGTTCTTGACGGCGCGCACTCCCTCCACGCTGAGGCCTGCTCGTAGCGTTTCGGAGGCCTCCACTAGCCGGCGCCCTTCCACCCTGAACGGGGCGTGGCTTACGTATTGCGTTCTGTCCGGTTCCGGAGCGTACCCGTGGGGCGGCGGAGGGTAAGGCGCCACGCACGTTCGTACCTTTTTGCGGAGGACTGGTGGATGGGACAGTGCCCCGTCTGACCGCGCGACGGATACCGGCAAGCTCCACAGGGGTAAGGCGCCGCCAGCATCCCTTCGCCAATTTTCCCAACACTAACGGGCCAATGCGGACCCGCCGAAGTCGCACCACCGGGTGTCCGATGCCGTCGCACAGCCGCCGGATCTCATGATACCGTCCCTGGTGGACGACCAGTTTCAGCCATGCGGACCCGGCCCCAGATCGTACCATCTCGGCCTCAGTCGCCCACAGCCGCTCGCCGTCCGATATCACCCCCGCCTTCAACCTGACCAGATCGTCGAGCGTTGGGCACCCGCGCACCTTGGCGAGATACTCCTTTTCGATCTCGAAGCTGGGGTGCATCAGCCCGTGCGCCAGCGCCCCGTCATTCGTCAGCAGCACAAGTCCTTCGGTGTGATAGTCAAGGCGCCCGACAGGAAACAGCCGCGGCAGGCCCCGTGCCGGCAGCAGGTCGCCGATGACCGGCCGCTCGCGCGGGTCGGATAACGACGTCAGCACGCCGGCCGGTTTGTGCAGCATCAGATAAAGATGACCGGGCGCCGGCGTCACCGGTTTGCCGTCGCACGTCACCTTATCGACGCCCGAGGTCACCTTGGTCCCAAGTTGGGCGGCAATCCGACCATTGACGCGCACCCTCCCCTCCAGGATCAGCGTTTCACAGCTTCGGCGAGACCCAAGCCCGCCTCGCGCCAGATAGCGTTGCAGCCGTTCCTCACCACCGTCTGTCTGTCCCGTCGGGGTCGTCGGCCTGGATGGCCTACCCGGTCTTTTCGATATCAGCAATCGGCTCGTCGGCAACCTCCTTCCCTGCTGTCGTCGGGGCCAACACCTCGATCTCCTTTAGCGTCGGCAACTCGGACAGGTCCCTGAATCCGAAGTACTCCAGAAAGGCCCGGCTTGTCCCATACAGGATCGGTCGGCCCACCTCTGGCTTCCGTCCGAGTATACGGACCAGGTCACGCTCCACCAACGTCTTCAAGACGCCGTCGACTGCAACGCCGCGGATCGCCTCAATCTCCGCCTTGGTAATCGGTTGCTTATAGGCAATGAGCGCAAGTGTCTCCAGCGCGGCCCTGGAGAGTCTGGTTGGTTTGGACCCTCGGAGCCGCTGGATCCACGGCGCCGCCTCGGATTTGGTGGTCAGGCGATAGCCGCCGGCCACCTCGCTGACGATCATCCCTCGCTCGGATTGCCGACATCTGTCCTGCAACTCGGCAAGCAGACCGTGTGCCTCCGCCCTGGAGCAGCCATCAAGCAGTTCCACGATCCGCTCCAGCGAAAGCGGCTCCTCGGCGACAAACAACAACGCCTCGAGGATACCGAGTCGGCTCAGATCAGGCTGCGTATCCATCGTTTCCCACCGCCGTTTCCACGATTCGATAGATCGTAATCTCACCTGCAGGATCGGCCTGCCGGGCTCGGACCAGGCCACGACGCAGCATCTCAAGCAGTCCGAGGAAGGTAGCAATCATTTGCAGACGCGTCGTCACTCCCTCGAAGAGGGCCATGAACGACACCGGACTCTCACGTGCCAGCCGATCCAGTAGCGCCATCATCCGCTCGCCCACGTTGATCATCTCCGGGGTAATTTCCCCCGTCTTTGCCTCCGGCGCCCGCTGTATCACCGTCATGAATGCGCGCAGCAACGCAGAGAGACTGATGTCCAGTGGGCCGTCGGCCGCCGGAACGGCCGGATCGGCCGGTCTCGTATAGAGACGCGACTGACTCGCCTCCAACGCCTCAAACGTCATGGCCGCATCCTTGAATCGCTTATATTCGAGGAGACGTTCCACCAACTCCTGTCGCGGGTCTTGCGCCGGCGCTCCCTCTTCTTCCGACTCCTCGGCCGGGATCAGCATTTTCGACTTGATATGAATCAACGTCGCCGCCAGCACCAGAAACTCGCCTGCCACCTCCAGGTCCAGCTCCTTCATCTCCGCCAGGCATCCCAGATACTCCTGCGTAATCTTCGCGATAGGAATGTCGTAGATATCGATCTCGTTAACCTGAATCAGATAGAGCAAGAGATCCAGCGGACCCTCAAACATCTCCAGGTGAACGCGATAACTCATCGCTCAACGGACCTCGATCCAGGGTGTGATCTTGTCAAGGCGCTTCGGACCGATCCCGTCGACCTCCAGCAGTTCGCGGGCATTCGCGAACGGGCCGTAGGCCTTCCGATGGGTGATAATCCGACCGGCCAACGTCGGACCAATCCCCGGCAGGGTCTGCAGCGCGGCGGAGCCTGCATGGTTGACGTCTACCCGACTGGTCGGTGCGGCCTTCGCGCCGCTGTGATGGGGCCCCGACGGGCGCGGTTGCGCCGCAGGCCGATCCTCGGGGAGGCGGAGTGCACTCAGATCGACGGTATGCGAGGCATAAAACGGACGCAGGATGACCGGACCCCATATCACCGCGGCAATCGCGATGCCGAGAAGACCGGCGGCGACCGCCTCGCGCCTGGCGTACATCCCGTTCACACGCGCTCCTCGACCAGGTTGCGCTCGGCGAGGCCGAAGGCCTCATGGAGAATCCGGACGGCCAGCTCTCCATACTTGGCGTCGATCACACATGAGACCTTGATCTCGGAGGTACTGATCATCATGATATTGATGTTCTCGCGTGAGAGGGTCTCAAACATCCGTGCGGCCACGCCGGAGTGCGTCCGCATCCCGACCCCGACAATCGAGACCTTGGCGATTCGGTCGTCACCGATCACCTGCTGGGCCCCGATCTCCTTGGCCACCCCGTTTACGAGCGACATCGCCTTCGAGAAGTCCGACTTGGGGACCGTGAACGAGATATCGGTCGTCCCGTCCTGGCTGATGTTCTGGACGATCATATCGACCACAATGTTGGCCTCCGCCACCTGGCCGAACAGTTTAGCGGCAATCCCGGGCCGATCCGCTACGCGCAGTACGGTGATCTTCGCCTCGTTCCTGTCGCAGGCGATCCCCGAGACGACTACCCTCTCCATCTCCGCATCCTCCTGGACGACCAACGTCCCCTGATTCGTATTGAAACTGGAACGGACGTGAACCGGTACGGCATAATTCTTGGCATACTCCACCGACCGGGCCTGAAGCACCTTGGCCCCCAGACTGGCCAGTTCGAGCATTTCGTCATAAGAGATCTTTGCGAGCTTCCTGGCCTCCGGGACAATATTCGGATCGGCCGTGTAGACCCCTTCCACGTCGGTATAAATCTCGCAGAGGTCGGCCTTCAGGGCCGCCGCCATGGCAACCGCCGTCAGGTCAGACCCGCCGCGACCCAGCGTCGTGACGTCCTCCTCCGCCGTGACCCCTTGGAATCCGGCGACGATAACGACGGCCCCCTCGCGGAGCGCCTGTTGGGCCCGGTCGACCTCAACGCTGATGATCTTCGCCTTCGTATGAGCGGTATCGGTCTGAATCCTGACCTGGGCCCCGGTAAAAGAGCGCGCCTTGTAACCCTGCTGCTGTATAGCCAGCGATAGTAACCCGATCGAGATCTGTTCGCCGGTCGCCACGATAACATCGAGCTCCCGTTCATTCGGCCGATCGGAGATGTTGGCGGCCAGGCCCAACAGGCGGTCCGTCTCGCCGGCCATGGCCGACACCACCACAACAAGATCGTTCCCCTGAACCTTCGTCTCCACCACACGGCGGGCCACATTCTTGATCCGCTCGACATCCGCAACAGAACTCCCGCCGTATTTCTGAACGATAAGAGGCATATCTGGCTCCTAGTACTTACGTGCGAAAGTTAGCGCACCTAAGCCGTCATATCCGCGAAAGCGGGTATCCAGTACAATCAATGGATTCCCGCTTGGGGACTGCGGGAATGACGTACGGGTGTTAATGTAATTAAGGACTAGGAGGCAAGCCGATCGTGCCGCGGCAGATCCGCTCTCTCCGGCTTTTTTCCGATCTTTCCCTCTTGCCCCGCCAGTAAGCGCGAGAAGTTGTCCCGGTGTCGGATCAGGATGAATCCGCAGATCATGATCGTCAGCACCACATAGGGCGGGCGGCCGTCAAACATCCAGACAAGAAAAGGCGCCGTCCCGGTGGCGACAAGCGCCGCAAGCGACGAATAGCGAAAGAGCGCGGCCACCGCCAACCAGACCCCTACAATCAGTAACGCGATCTTCGCAAACAGCGCCGCCAGCACCCCCAGGGCGGTCGCGACCCCTTTCCCGCCCCGGAAACCCAGAAAGAGCGGGTAGAGATGGCCCAGAAACGCCGCCAGCCCGACCGCTGCAACGAGCAACTCCGGCGACCCCAACGATTGACTCAACGCCACCGGCGCCCATCCCTTGATCGCATCCAGCGCGAGTGTCAACGCACCGGCCCTCGAGCCTACGACCCGGAGGACATTGGTCGCGCCGATGTTACCGCTTCCGGCCTTCCGGACATCGACTCCTGTCATCGCCCTGGCGATCAACAAACCGAATGGGATGGAACCCGCAAGGTATCCCAACGGGATCAGCCACACGCTTCCGCTCATCACCCTCCGGACAGCACAATCACCAGGCTAAGGGGCTATCGACTCAGATCGATTACCTTCCAGAACTTCAGGAAATAGTCTATGCCCGATGCGACACTTAATACAATCGCCGCCCACAGGCATACAAAGCCCAGTGACGGGGTCCCCAGGAAATTCCACTGCGAGGGCCAATCGAGAATCAGAAAGGTCACCGCCGCCACTTCGGCCAGCATCTTATACTTTCCGAATTCGCTCGCATGAATAATGATGCCTTGCGAGGCGGCGACCATCCTGAGCCCGCTGATCGCCAACTCACGACCGACAATCAGCACGACCATCCAGGCCGGCGCGCGACCGATTTCTACCAACGCGATGAGTGCCGTCGAAATGAGCAGCTTATCCGCGATCGGGTCGAGCAATTTCCCCAGCGTTGTGATCTGTCGGGTGGTACGAGCAATTCGACCGTCCAGCCAATCGGTCAGTACCGCCGCCAGAAAAATGGCCCCCGCCGTATAGTTGGGGACCTTCTCCCCCACAACCAGGAACACAATGACAAAGGGAACAAGGAAGATTCTGCCGATCGTGAGCTTATTGGGCAGATTCATGTAGACTCGTGATCTCTTCAGATCTCTGCTCAGTTGCATCGACTTTTCTTGATCGGTCCTGCCGTGGTCGATCACTTTTCTTTTCCCGCGATGCGGATATAAGCGGCGCCATCATCTTCGCCATGGTCGCCACCTGTTCATATTCGTCAGTCGTTCCTCCGGTCGGTCACATGCGCCGGCCCCCGCGTCCGATTTCGACAACGGTACCGTACCAAAGGCTGAAGGATACTGTCAAGGTCGAACCCATGCGCCATCAGCGGCGAAACGTCCAGTCCGCCGAGCCGTAGCGGGCAGCCGCCAGTTCCGCGGCCAACTCGACCTCATGGCGTTCGAGCTCGCCTTCTACAAATTCGACCCCCATCTCCTCCGCGAACCCAAGCCGGATTGCCGTCTCCACCTCCGGACGGCCGGGCAGCCGCCCCAGTACCTCACGCAGCGAACCGATCGTCTTGAGCGCACCTGCTGCTGTGGACCGGTGGTCCGGGCGCAGGCACTGAAGAAGATCGTCGGGGTGAAAATCCAGGAGGACGCTCCCCTGTTGAAGAAGCGCTGCGGGAAATCGGCGTTGGGCCGAACCGATAATCTTTTTGTTATCTGCCAGCAGCCCATCCGGTGACGTCGCCGAGAAACAAAACGGGGTCAACGGTCCCCCCGTCTGTCGGTGACGACCGGCCGACCTGACATCGACGCCTACCCTCTCAAGGCCGCGACGGAGGCACCGGTTGATCACGCGATAACTTTCGGCTACCGAGATCTCAGCCCAAGGCGGACGCAGGGGTACAATCAGACTATACGTCAGATCGTATCGGTGCAGTACTGCGCGACCCCCTGTAGGACGGCGTACCACGGATACCCCGGCGGCGCGACACGCCCAGAGATCGATATCGCCGCTTCGTTGGGCATAGCCGATGGACAGGGTCGGCGCGTCCCAGGTGTAAAGGCGCAGCGTCGTACCGTCAGAACACAGCGCCGCCATCGCCTCGTCGATCCCCATGTTCAGAGGTCCGGCGCACGCATCCATCCTGAGAAGTCGGCCTATAGCTCGAAGAGATCGGGTGTAGCGCCTCGCGCTCCGGCCCCGCGCGTGGTGTCCAGAGGGGGCCAATTCTCCGTCTGCGCGACCGTCCGGACCCTGGTTTGAAAGGTCCGTTCGATTACGATCTGTCGATGTCACGGTGCCGGACGTTGACCGGATAGCCGCCCTCCCGAAAATGGCCGGCAAGCTGTTCCGCAAAAAAAACGGAACGATGATGGCCGCCGGTACAGCCGAGCGCGATGGTCAGATAGGCCCGACCCTCCTCTTCGCACAGCGGCGTGACAAAGTCGAGCAGCGTGGTCAGGCGTTCAAGGTATGGCTTGGTCACAGAGGCCCGTATGAGAAATTCGCCGATCTGAGGATCGCGACCGGTCAGCGGCCGCAGATCATCGATGAAGTGAG
Above is a genomic segment from Candidatus Methylomirabilota bacterium containing:
- a CDS encoding AMP-dependent synthetase, producing MTRTSQVAWRPDPLIIAQANITRFMREHGIASYDELIHRSTTEIEWFWDALPRALGIEWFTPYTRVMDTAPGIPWTEWYVGGTLNITHNCLDRHAAGIAADRLALIAETEDGEVTQWTYRMLAERVNRLASAMRGLRIRRGETVGIYMPMLADVVTILLACLKIGAVAIPIFSGFAPRAVAERLRDGGARLLFTADYALRRGRRVELKAAADEAAALTPSVERLVVYRRSGEAIPWTSERDLAWDEFLDSGAPICETEAMASMEPAMLLYTSGTTGRPKGTVHSHAGALIQVAKEIGYHFDLKTTDRLFWLTDIGWMMGPWMIIGCLHHGGTVVLYEGAPEYPTPDRLWQLVDRHRITMLGISPTVIRMLMREGVDWVRRDALLSLRILGSTGEPWDPDSWWWYFEQIGQRRCPVINISGGTDIIGCFLAPLIIKDLKPCSLQGPGLGMAVEVWNEAGQPVVEEVGYLVATRPAPSMTRGFWKDPDRYIEAYWSRWPNVWNHGDWAYIDADGHWFLHGRADDTIKVAGRRIGPAEIEGALMEHPAVVEAAAIGVPDPIKGEVIVCFAVLGRQDAPSMELSEELKQVVVAHLGKVDRPEQVLFVADLPKTRSAKIMRRLIRARYLGSTDLGDLSSCQNPEAIGAIPHQDVMES
- the pgsA gene encoding CDP-diacylglycerol--glycerol-3-phosphate 3-phosphatidyltransferase — protein: MLNLANSLTILRILMTPIIAILLVYKYWQLGLATFLLAGVTDVLDGFIARSRGERTELGTILDPLADKLLLSATFVTLVYLHQIPGWLFIIVVSRDLILIGGFLVVYLVTGKTTVSVSWMGKLTTGLQVSTVLATLVARVAGGVEAYVPAIIYLAATITIVSGLDYVRRGVKVLSE
- the hflX gene encoding GTPase HflX, encoding MEGTIASVEIYKPSERALLVGIHCRRSPRWEAEDSLEELARLAESAGAMVIGTILQERDAPDPRYLIGKGKAQEIKAEWGGKVDLLVVDEELSGSQQRSLEELTGWKTVDRSLLILDIFAQRARSREGKLQVELAQLDYRLPRLVGRRTQLSRLGGGIGTRGPGETQLETDRRTIRRRMGKIREDLAKVRRHRALLRRPRKRHAIPIVALVGYTNAGKSTLFNALTHSGVQTDDALFVTLDPILRRVTTADGFTFLLSDTVGFIRRLPEQLVAAFKATLEELDDADLLLHTIDASHPQAMEQKEAVDTILRELGLSTKPIVEVFNKVDLLPGGTTGSLILGKTPAPRVAVSAVTGHGFDRLLQRVRESLAAVATPAEAYAQLSYPALHAQG
- a CDS encoding prephenate dehydrogenase/arogenate dehydrogenase family protein; the encoded protein is MTDSRPEPVEAAVSPSQPLVGRLAIVGLGLIGSSVGLACRARKLAKEIRGADIVPDHRAHAVALGVVDAAFADAADAVEGADMVLLAVPVGAITLVLEQIVPHLAPGAVVTDVGSVKGVVAEAMERLVPEGHGVPGHPIAGRETSGPGAACADLFAGAKCILTPIHSTDHAALARVRALWRAMGSEALQMRPECHDEIFAAISHLPHIVAYALIGAILDLEGGENLQALAGGGLRDVSRVAMSHPVMWRDICLANREPILKMIAHFQSALGDLAAMISAADGEGLYQRFASARACRERLGNGNGGNDRERRDL
- the aroF gene encoding 3-deoxy-7-phosphoheptulonate synthase; the protein is MIIILKPEATEAEIALVVKKIESFGLAAHISKGTERTIVGAIGDERVLQEGPLEAFPFVEEVLPILKPYKLASREFKPGGSVVNVDGVLVGGRQVVVMAGPCAVESRDGLLEIAQYVKAGGGHILRGGAYKPRTSPYTFQGLGEEGLGFLAEAKAATGLPIATELMDTRDADAVYQYADLIQIGARNMQNFKLLTEVGSRRKPVLLKRGSSNTVKELLLAAEYILSEGNYNVILCERGIRTFEDATRNTLDLSAVPLIKRLSHLPVVVDPSHGTGKWHLVSPMALAAVAAGADGVMVEIHPHPEEALSDGPQALLPSTFETLMNELHKVAQAVGRSL